One window from the genome of Paenibacillus azoreducens encodes:
- the pyrE gene encoding orotate phosphoribosyltransferase, whose protein sequence is MTNLAGIPHQIAAYLLQIEAVALRPKQPFTWTSGIKSPIYCDNRLTMSYPEVREYIAESFAAIIREQYPDTEVIAGTATAGIPHAAWVAQKMNLPMAYIRDKAKGHGKENQIEGIIKPGQKAIIIEDLISTGGSSIKAALAVNEAGAKAQAVLSIFNYQLNKAVQAFADAGIPFQSLSNYEALMDVALEQGKIQPEDIQALKAWREDPSSFGV, encoded by the coding sequence ATGACGAATCTTGCAGGGATTCCACATCAAATCGCGGCATATTTGCTGCAAATCGAGGCGGTGGCGCTTCGTCCGAAACAACCTTTTACCTGGACTTCCGGTATCAAATCGCCAATTTATTGCGATAACCGGCTTACAATGTCGTACCCTGAAGTCCGCGAATACATCGCCGAATCTTTTGCCGCTATCATCCGTGAGCAGTATCCGGATACCGAGGTAATCGCCGGAACGGCGACGGCAGGGATTCCCCATGCCGCATGGGTGGCGCAAAAAATGAACCTGCCCATGGCCTATATCCGTGATAAAGCGAAAGGCCACGGCAAAGAAAATCAAATCGAAGGGATCATCAAGCCGGGACAAAAAGCCATTATTATCGAGGACTTGATTTCCACGGGAGGCAGCTCCATCAAAGCCGCCCTGGCGGTAAATGAAGCCGGAGCCAAAGCCCAGGCTGTGTTGTCCATTTTCAACTATCAGCTGAACAAGGCCGTACAAGCCTTTGCAGACGCAGGAATTCCGTTCCAGAGCTTGTCCAATTATGAGGCGCTGATGGATGTTGCTTTGGAGCAAGGCAAAATTCAGCCCGAGGACATTCAGGCACTGAAAGCTTGGAGAGAAGATCCTTCTTCCTTCGGCGTATAA
- a CDS encoding dihydroorotase, translating to MHIITNANVLNEQGEITTKHIVMEGGVIRTLIDGDSEWKPLEGAEITDAAGKLVTPGLIDMHVHLREPGFEHKETIETGSRSAAKGGFTTIACMPNTKPVTDNPETVKLVLDKAREAGIVKVLPYAAITVRELGRELTDFTALKAAGAIGFTDDGVGVQNAQMMKNAMRMARELDMPVIAHCEENSLVEKGCVTEGKFAEKHGLVGIPNESEAIHVGRDILLAEATGVHYHVCHVSTEQSIRLIRQAKSIGINVTAEVCPHHLILSDEDIPGLDANWKMNPPLRSPRDVEACIEALQDGTLDMIVTDHAPHTEEEKAKGMEMAPFGIVGFETAFPLLYTKFVETGLWDLAFLVRRMTADPARVFGLNAGKLEEGAPADLTMIDLDAEKEVDPNQFASKGRNTPFTGWKLKGWPVKTWVDGKVVWAE from the coding sequence ATGCACATTATTACAAATGCCAACGTGTTGAATGAACAAGGTGAAATTACGACTAAACACATCGTTATGGAGGGCGGGGTCATCCGCACTCTGATCGATGGGGATTCGGAGTGGAAACCGCTGGAGGGTGCGGAGATTACGGATGCCGCCGGCAAACTGGTAACGCCTGGACTTATCGATATGCATGTTCATTTGCGCGAGCCTGGTTTTGAACATAAGGAGACGATTGAAACAGGAAGCCGTTCGGCAGCCAAAGGCGGTTTTACGACGATTGCTTGCATGCCAAACACCAAACCGGTAACGGATAATCCGGAAACGGTGAAGCTTGTGCTGGATAAAGCCCGTGAAGCGGGAATCGTCAAGGTTCTCCCCTATGCGGCCATTACGGTGAGAGAGCTTGGAAGGGAACTGACCGATTTTACTGCGCTTAAGGCTGCGGGAGCCATCGGCTTTACGGATGACGGCGTTGGCGTGCAAAATGCCCAAATGATGAAAAATGCGATGCGGATGGCACGTGAGCTGGATATGCCGGTAATCGCGCACTGCGAAGAAAACTCGCTGGTTGAAAAGGGATGTGTTACGGAAGGCAAATTTGCCGAAAAGCATGGGCTTGTAGGCATCCCGAACGAATCGGAAGCGATTCATGTCGGCCGTGACATTCTCCTCGCCGAAGCGACGGGCGTTCACTACCATGTCTGCCATGTCAGCACCGAGCAATCCATCAGGCTGATTCGCCAAGCCAAATCGATTGGCATTAACGTGACCGCGGAGGTATGCCCGCATCACCTGATACTGTCCGATGAAGATATCCCGGGCCTTGACGCCAACTGGAAAATGAATCCTCCGCTTCGTTCGCCACGTGATGTAGAGGCATGTATCGAAGCGCTGCAGGATGGAACGCTCGACATGATCGTAACGGATCATGCGCCTCATACCGAAGAAGAAAAAGCCAAAGGAATGGAAATGGCACCTTTCGGCATCGTCGGTTTCGAAACGGCGTTCCCGCTGCTGTACACGAAATTCGTGGAGACAGGGCTTTGGGATCTTGCGTTTCTGGTTCGCCGCATGACGGCCGATCCTGCGAGAGTGTTTGGACTGAATGCCGGCAAGCTGGAAGAGGGAGCGCCTGCGGACTTGACCATGATTGACCTTGATGCTGAAAAAGAGGTTGATCCGAACCAATTTGCAAGCAAAGGACGGAACACGCCGTTTACCGGATGGAAGCTGAAAGGCTGGCCGGTCAAAACATGGGTGGACGGCAAGGTGGTATGGGCCGAATAA
- the pyrF gene encoding orotidine-5'-phosphate decarboxylase: MNERYTEMAGRLIVALDYPDADQASALLQQLEGIPCYMKVGMQLYYAAGPAFVRDLKTRGYKVFLDLKMHDIPNTVKGGAESITRLGVDMFNVHAAGGKDMMEAALQGVDKALQSDPSLSKPLVIAVTQLTSTGQEMLNREIGIPGTVKDAVIRYAKLTQAAGLDGVVASAQESGDIAAACGSEFVTVTPGIRPAGSDQGDQKRVLTPGNAIRNGSSYIVVGRPITMAEKPREAAEQIIKEMMGA; encoded by the coding sequence ATGAATGAACGATATACGGAAATGGCGGGCCGCTTGATTGTGGCCCTGGATTACCCGGATGCGGATCAAGCTTCGGCGCTGCTTCAGCAGCTTGAAGGCATCCCCTGTTACATGAAGGTGGGCATGCAGCTGTATTATGCTGCAGGCCCGGCTTTTGTGCGGGATTTGAAAACCCGGGGTTACAAGGTGTTCCTGGATTTGAAAATGCATGATATCCCAAACACGGTCAAGGGTGGAGCGGAAAGCATCACCCGTCTTGGTGTGGACATGTTTAACGTTCATGCGGCAGGCGGCAAGGATATGATGGAGGCGGCTCTGCAAGGAGTGGACAAGGCCCTTCAATCAGATCCGTCCCTAAGCAAGCCGCTTGTGATTGCAGTGACCCAATTGACGAGCACGGGACAGGAAATGCTTAATCGGGAGATTGGCATTCCCGGCACCGTCAAAGATGCAGTGATCCGTTATGCGAAGCTGACACAGGCTGCCGGATTGGACGGCGTGGTAGCATCCGCACAGGAATCCGGCGATATCGCAGCCGCGTGCGGAAGCGAGTTTGTGACCGTGACCCCGGGCATCCGTCCTGCGGGCAGCGATCAGGGCGACCAGAAGCGTGTTTTAACGCCGGGAAACGCCATCCGGAATGGCAGCAGCTATATTGTTGTAGGACGGCCGATTACGATGGCCGAGAAGCCGAGAGAGGCTGCGGAACAAATCATTAAGGAGATGATGGGAGCATGA
- the carB gene encoding carbamoyl-phosphate synthase large subunit, with the protein MPLNKQLKKILVIGSGPIVIGQAAEFDYAGTQACEALKEEGVEVVLINSNPATIMTDTNMADKVYIEPITLDFVTQIIRQERPDGLLPTLGGQTGLNMAVELAKAGILEQENVKLLGTQLTSIEKAEDRDLFRDLMRELEQPVPESTIVTTLEEALAFAEEVGYPVIVRPAYTLGGTGGGICATEEELRETVSSGIRYSPIGQCLIEKSIAGMKEVEYEVMRDANDNCIVVCNMENFDPVGVHTGDSIVVAPSQTLSDREYQMLRSASLKIIRALNIEGGCNVQFALDPHSYQYYVIEVNPRVSRSSALASKATGYPIAKMAAKIALGYTLDELVNPVTGQTYACFEPTLDYIVSKIPRWPFDKFIHANRKLGTQMKATGEVMAIGRTFEESMHKAIRSLEIGVHRFYLKGTEELSEDVLKERLIKADDERIFLIAEAFRRGYDLQTIQDLTKVDWWFLDKLQGLIAFEAQIQQKELTPETLYEAKRLGFTDRAIAELRALVLADSYTKEAEVREYRLQQELRPVYKMVDTCAAEFEASTPYYYSTYETENEVTQTSKEKVVVLGSGPIRIGQGIEFDYSTVHAVWAIQNAGYEAVIINNNPETVSTDFSTSDRLYFEPLFFEDVMNVIEQEKPIGVIVQFGGQTAINLAGPLSAAGVPILGTSLESIDEAEDRKKFEALLSRLDIAQPKGSTVTSVDEAVGTAQALGYPVLVRPSYVLGGRAMEIVYSDAELLSYMEEAVKINPEHPVLIDRYMLGKEVEVDAICDGETVVIPGIMEHIERAGVHSGDSIAVYPPQHLEQHLKDKIVSITTRIAKELKTVGLVNIQFVIYKDEVYVIEVNPRSSRTVPFLSKVTSIPMANLATQAILGNNLKDLGYEEGMWPESEYVSVKVPVFSFAKLRRVEPTLGPEMKSTGEVMGRDLQYAKALYKGLIGAGMKIPSTGAIIVTVADKDKEEAVELMKGFKRLGYKIYATGGTAEALSEAGILVTTVQKLSDGTPNILDLIRNGEAQFVFNTLTKGKTPARDGFRIRREAVENGVVCMTSLDTVRALLNMLDTINFSSQAMPAFAER; encoded by the coding sequence ATGCCACTAAATAAACAGCTTAAGAAAATCCTTGTTATCGGCTCGGGCCCGATCGTAATCGGTCAGGCGGCGGAATTTGACTATGCGGGCACGCAGGCCTGCGAAGCGCTCAAAGAAGAAGGAGTCGAGGTTGTACTGATCAACAGCAACCCGGCAACGATTATGACGGATACGAATATGGCAGACAAAGTCTATATCGAACCGATTACGCTCGACTTCGTCACCCAAATCATCCGCCAGGAGCGTCCGGACGGACTGCTCCCGACGCTTGGCGGCCAAACAGGTCTGAATATGGCGGTTGAACTGGCGAAAGCAGGCATTCTCGAACAGGAGAACGTGAAGCTGCTCGGAACGCAGCTGACATCCATCGAAAAAGCGGAAGACCGCGACCTGTTCCGTGACCTGATGCGCGAGCTGGAGCAGCCGGTTCCGGAAAGCACGATCGTCACGACGTTGGAAGAAGCGCTTGCCTTCGCGGAAGAAGTCGGATATCCGGTCATCGTCCGTCCGGCTTACACGCTTGGCGGTACCGGCGGCGGCATTTGCGCAACCGAGGAAGAGCTGCGCGAAACGGTTTCCTCCGGAATCCGCTACAGCCCGATCGGACAATGCCTGATCGAGAAAAGCATCGCCGGCATGAAAGAAGTCGAATATGAAGTCATGCGCGACGCAAATGACAACTGCATCGTAGTCTGCAACATGGAAAACTTCGACCCGGTAGGCGTACATACCGGCGACAGCATCGTCGTAGCGCCAAGCCAGACCTTGTCCGACCGCGAATACCAAATGCTGAGATCGGCATCTCTGAAAATCATCCGCGCCTTGAATATCGAAGGCGGATGCAACGTACAGTTCGCGCTTGACCCGCACAGCTACCAATATTACGTCATCGAAGTGAATCCGCGTGTAAGCCGCTCATCTGCGCTTGCTTCCAAAGCGACAGGTTACCCGATTGCGAAAATGGCCGCCAAAATCGCTTTGGGTTATACGCTTGACGAGCTGGTCAATCCGGTTACCGGCCAAACCTATGCATGTTTTGAGCCGACGCTGGATTATATCGTAAGCAAAATTCCGCGCTGGCCATTCGATAAATTCATACATGCCAACCGCAAGCTGGGAACGCAAATGAAAGCGACCGGCGAAGTGATGGCGATCGGACGGACGTTTGAGGAATCCATGCATAAAGCGATCCGTTCCCTCGAGATCGGCGTACACCGCTTCTACTTGAAAGGTACGGAGGAACTGAGCGAAGATGTACTTAAAGAACGTCTCATTAAAGCCGATGACGAGCGCATCTTCCTGATCGCCGAAGCTTTCCGCCGCGGTTATGATCTGCAAACCATCCAGGATCTGACCAAAGTGGACTGGTGGTTCCTGGATAAGCTGCAAGGTTTGATCGCTTTCGAAGCTCAAATCCAGCAAAAAGAACTGACTCCCGAAACGTTGTATGAAGCCAAACGGTTAGGCTTTACCGACCGGGCAATTGCTGAACTGCGCGCGTTGGTGCTGGCAGACAGCTATACAAAGGAAGCGGAAGTACGGGAATACCGCCTGCAGCAGGAACTGCGTCCGGTCTACAAAATGGTAGATACCTGCGCAGCCGAGTTCGAAGCTTCAACGCCTTATTATTACTCGACTTATGAAACGGAAAACGAAGTAACGCAAACAAGCAAGGAAAAAGTGGTTGTGCTCGGCTCCGGTCCAATCCGGATCGGGCAGGGGATCGAGTTCGACTATTCGACGGTGCATGCGGTCTGGGCGATCCAGAACGCCGGATACGAAGCGGTTATCATCAACAATAACCCGGAAACGGTGTCGACGGATTTCAGCACTTCGGATCGCCTGTACTTTGAACCGCTCTTCTTCGAAGATGTCATGAACGTCATCGAACAGGAGAAACCGATCGGCGTCATCGTGCAATTCGGCGGACAAACTGCCATTAACCTGGCGGGACCGCTGAGCGCGGCGGGCGTTCCGATTCTCGGAACTTCCCTGGAAAGCATCGATGAAGCGGAAGACCGCAAAAAATTCGAAGCCCTGCTCTCTCGCCTCGATATCGCCCAGCCGAAAGGCAGCACGGTGACATCGGTGGATGAAGCGGTGGGAACCGCCCAGGCGCTTGGATACCCGGTTCTCGTCAGACCTTCTTACGTGCTCGGCGGACGGGCCATGGAAATCGTCTACTCCGATGCCGAACTGCTCAGTTACATGGAAGAGGCGGTCAAAATCAATCCGGAACATCCGGTTCTCATCGACCGTTACATGCTCGGTAAGGAAGTTGAAGTCGACGCCATCTGCGACGGCGAAACGGTGGTTATTCCGGGCATCATGGAGCATATCGAACGCGCCGGCGTACACTCCGGCGACTCGATTGCGGTTTACCCGCCGCAGCATCTGGAGCAGCATCTGAAAGATAAAATCGTCAGCATCACGACCCGCATCGCCAAAGAATTGAAAACTGTCGGTCTTGTCAACATCCAGTTCGTTATTTACAAAGACGAAGTGTATGTCATCGAAGTTAACCCGCGTTCTTCCCGGACAGTGCCGTTCCTGAGCAAGGTAACCAGCATTCCAATGGCAAATCTTGCGACGCAAGCGATTCTCGGCAACAATCTGAAGGATCTCGGCTACGAAGAAGGCATGTGGCCAGAGAGCGAATACGTATCGGTTAAGGTACCGGTATTCTCCTTTGCGAAGCTGCGGAGGGTAGAACCTACGCTCGGACCTGAAATGAAATCGACGGGCGAAGTGATGGGACGCGATTTGCAATACGCCAAAGCTTTGTACAAAGGTTTGATTGGCGCGGGGATGAAAATTCCTTCAACCGGCGCGATCATCGTGACGGTGGCCGATAAGGACAAAGAAGAAGCGGTTGAGCTGATGAAAGGCTTTAAACGGCTCGGCTACAAAATCTACGCGACAGGCGGAACGGCCGAGGCGCTTAGCGAAGCCGGAATTCTGGTGACAACGGTGCAAAAGCTGAGCGACGGTACGCCGAATATTCTCGACCTGATCCGCAATGGCGAAGCCCAGTTCGTCTTCAATACGCTAACCAAAGGCAAAACGCCGGCGCGTGACGGGTTCCGCATCCGCCGTGAAGCGGTTGAGAACGGGGTTGTATGCATGACCTCGCTGGATACGGTCAGAGCGCTGCTGAACATGCTGGACACTATCAACTTCTCATCCCAAGCGATGCCGGCATTTGCTGAGCGCTAG
- a CDS encoding carbamoyl phosphate synthase small subunit: protein MQARLLLEDGTLFTGSAFGAEGERTGEVVFNTGITGYQEVLSDPSYCGQIVTMTYPLIGNYGITRDDFESAAPYVHGFVVRRHETVPSNWRAEYSVDNLLKEYGIVGISGIDTRMLTRMIRQHGTMRGILTTSAASVEELRERLAGSPMLTNQVATVSTPHVYSSPGSKERIVLVDYGAKTGILRELTARGCDVVVVPHDTTADEIRRLNPDGIQLSNGPGDPKDVPHAIDTIRELLGEYPIFGICLGHQLFALACGADTEKLKFGHRGGNHPVKDLRTNRCYITSQNHGYTVNEQSIAGTELEVTHINNNDKTIEGLKHKTYPAFTVQYHPEAAPGPYDNSYLFDQFLDMIREHKKQHPANPRQAELAAAAKGER, encoded by the coding sequence ATGCAGGCAAGATTGCTTCTGGAGGACGGAACACTGTTTACAGGCAGTGCATTCGGAGCCGAAGGCGAAAGAACAGGCGAGGTTGTATTCAATACGGGAATTACGGGTTATCAGGAAGTGCTGTCGGATCCATCCTACTGCGGACAGATCGTGACAATGACATACCCGCTGATCGGCAACTACGGAATTACGCGCGATGATTTTGAATCCGCAGCGCCATACGTGCACGGATTCGTCGTGCGCCGCCATGAAACGGTGCCGAGCAACTGGCGCGCGGAATACAGCGTGGACAATTTATTGAAGGAATACGGCATCGTCGGCATCAGCGGCATCGATACGCGCATGCTGACCCGGATGATTCGCCAGCACGGCACGATGAGAGGCATTCTTACCACTTCGGCTGCATCGGTTGAAGAGCTGAGAGAACGCCTGGCGGGCAGCCCGATGCTTACCAATCAGGTAGCAACCGTTTCGACCCCGCATGTGTACAGCAGCCCAGGCTCCAAAGAGCGGATCGTTCTGGTGGATTATGGCGCGAAAACAGGTATTTTGCGCGAATTAACCGCTCGCGGCTGCGATGTGGTGGTAGTGCCTCATGACACGACGGCAGACGAAATCCGCCGCCTGAATCCGGATGGAATCCAGCTCTCGAACGGCCCCGGGGATCCGAAAGACGTACCGCATGCAATCGATACGATCCGGGAGCTTCTCGGCGAGTACCCGATCTTCGGGATCTGTCTCGGACACCAGCTGTTTGCGCTTGCTTGCGGCGCGGATACGGAAAAACTCAAGTTCGGTCACCGCGGCGGCAACCACCCGGTCAAAGACTTGAGAACGAACCGCTGCTACATCACTTCTCAAAACCATGGCTATACGGTTAACGAGCAGTCGATTGCCGGTACGGAACTTGAAGTTACTCATATCAACAACAACGATAAAACGATCGAAGGATTGAAACATAAAACCTATCCGGCCTTCACCGTGCAGTATCATCCGGAAGCGGCGCCGGGACCGTATGACAACAGTTATCTCTTCGATCAGTTTCTGGATATGATCAGAGAACATAAAAAACAACATCCGGCGAATCCGCGCCAAGCTGAGCTTGCTGCAGCCGCGAAAGGAGAACGTTAA